The genomic region CCGATTGGCTCGGCTGGTAGCGGCCCGGCGTCAGCGACACGTGGCGCCCTGCAGGGCCGGCGCGCGGTAGGGAGAACAGGGGTGGAGCATTTCGACGGACTGGAGACCCGCGAGCCGGAGCTGCGCGAGGCGGCGCTGATGGCGGCCCTGCCCGAGATCCTGGCGCAAGCCAAGGCCAAGGCGCCGGGCTTCGCGCGCATTCTGGAGGGAATCGATCCGGCGGCGGTCAAGAGCCGGGAAGCGCTGGCGCAGCTGCCCGTGACCCGGAAGTCGACCCTGATCGAGCTGCAGCGCAAGTCGCCGCCCCTGGGCGGCCTGGCCGCCCTGCCGCCAGGCGCCGCGGCCCAGCTCTACGCCTCGCCGGGGCCGATCTTCGAGCTGGAGGCGGCGCGCAGCGACTACTGGCGCGCGGCACGGTCCCTCTATGCCGCCGGCTTCCGCAAGGGCGACGTGGTCCACAACGCCTTCGGCTACCACCTCAGCCCCGGCGGCTGGATCCTGCACAGCGGCGCCCGGGCCCTGGGCTGCGCGGTGATTCCAGCCGGCGTCGGTAACACCGAACAGCAGGTGCAGGCAATCGAACAGCTGCGGCCGGACGGCTACACCGGCACGCCAGACTTCCTGAAGGTCCTGCTCGACAAGGCGGTGGAACTCGAGGCCGACGCCGGCAGCCTGACCAAGGCCCTGGTCGGCGGCGCCGCCTTGCCGCCCAGCCTGCGCCGGGAGCTTTGGGAACGCGGCGTTGCGGCGTTGCAGTGCTATGCCACGGCGGACCTTGGGCTGGTCGCCTACGAAAGCGCGGTCGGCGAGGTGGTCGGCGAAGGCATGATCCTGGACGAGGGGATCATCGTTGAGATCGTCCGCCCTGGCAGCGGCGAGCCGGTCGCCGAGGGCGAGGTCGGCGAGAT from Kiloniellales bacterium harbors:
- a CDS encoding AMP-binding protein: MEHFDGLETREPELREAALMAALPEILAQAKAKAPGFARILEGIDPAAVKSREALAQLPVTRKSTLIELQRKSPPLGGLAALPPGAAAQLYASPGPIFELEAARSDYWRAARSLYAAGFRKGDVVHNAFGYHLSPGGWILHSGARALGCAVIPAGVGNTEQQVQAIEQLRPDGYTGTPDFLKVLLDKAVELEADAGSLTKALVGGAALPPSLRRELWERGVAALQCYATADLGLVAYESAVGEVVGEGMILDEGIIVEIVRPGSGEPVAEGEVGEIVVTTLTPEYPLVRFGTGDLSAVLPGQSACGRTNTRIRGWMGRADQTTKVKGLFVHPEQVAEVQRRHPELLRARLEVERDGQNDVMTLRCEVETAGEGLAAAVEKTLAEVCKMKGEVTLCAPGELPNDGKVIADLRSYD